Proteins encoded together in one Aminipila butyrica window:
- a CDS encoding pyrimidine-nucleoside phosphorylase, producing the protein MNMSDIIGKKRNGETLSQEEIDYVVAGYTEGSIPDYQMSAWLMAVYFQKMNREETFHLTRAMKHSGDVIDLSGIDGVKVDKHSTGGVGDKTTLIVAPLAAACGVPIAKMSGRGLGFTGGTVDKMEAIPGFQTAVEADRFIEQVNTIGLSVIGQTAHIAPADKKIYALRDVTATVDNMSLISSSIMSKKLASGSDAIVLDVKCGDGAFMENLEDASILGQMMVDIGNGDKKKTIAVITDMNQPLGQAVGNSLEVIEAIETLKGCGPADIQELSLILAGIMIYAGGKASNREEGYEMAKAALDSGAALEKLRQFVEAQGGNAAVIEDYSLFPQHTCQRELRSSQDGFVGKIAAKAIGLASQHAGAGRATKEDTIDLSAGIYLHKKVGDSVCSGDILAVIYGSDEEKVEKSAQEAEKAFVITPEKPKPELLIKKIIL; encoded by the coding sequence ATGAATATGAGCGATATCATCGGTAAAAAGCGAAATGGCGAAACTCTCAGCCAAGAAGAAATCGACTACGTGGTAGCGGGGTATACAGAGGGATCCATTCCTGACTATCAAATGTCGGCTTGGCTGATGGCCGTATATTTTCAGAAGATGAACCGGGAAGAAACCTTTCATCTGACTAGAGCGATGAAACATTCTGGAGATGTTATCGACTTGTCCGGCATTGACGGCGTGAAGGTGGATAAGCACAGTACTGGCGGAGTAGGAGATAAGACTACGCTGATTGTTGCTCCGTTGGCGGCAGCCTGTGGGGTTCCCATTGCAAAGATGAGCGGACGGGGCCTGGGATTTACAGGGGGCACGGTGGACAAGATGGAGGCCATACCTGGATTCCAGACTGCGGTAGAGGCGGATCGTTTTATAGAGCAAGTCAATACAATTGGCCTTTCTGTCATCGGACAGACGGCTCACATCGCACCGGCAGACAAGAAGATTTATGCCCTGCGGGATGTAACGGCTACCGTGGACAATATGAGCCTGATTTCTTCCAGTATCATGAGCAAGAAGCTGGCTTCGGGCAGTGATGCTATCGTTTTAGATGTCAAGTGCGGCGATGGGGCTTTTATGGAAAATCTGGAGGATGCCAGTATTCTGGGGCAGATGATGGTAGATATCGGTAACGGTGACAAGAAAAAGACCATTGCCGTGATTACGGATATGAACCAACCTTTGGGGCAGGCGGTGGGAAACAGCCTGGAAGTCATCGAAGCCATCGAGACCTTGAAGGGTTGCGGACCGGCGGACATACAGGAGCTCTCTTTGATTTTGGCGGGGATTATGATTTATGCGGGAGGAAAAGCTTCCAACAGGGAAGAAGGGTATGAGATGGCCAAGGCAGCTTTGGACAGTGGAGCAGCGCTGGAGAAGTTGAGGCAGTTTGTGGAGGCCCAGGGCGGCAATGCAGCGGTCATTGAGGACTACAGTCTATTCCCGCAGCATACCTGCCAGCGAGAACTTCGCAGCAGTCAGGATGGCTTTGTGGGCAAGATCGCTGCCAAGGCTATCGGATTGGCTTCCCAGCATGCCGGAGCAGGAAGAGCGACCAAGGAGGATACGATTGACTTATCAGCAGGAATCTATCTGCATAAGAAGGTGGGCGATTCCGTCTGCTCAGGAGATATCTTAGCAGTGATTTACGGCAGTGATGAAGAAAAGGTGGAAAAGAGCGCCCAGGAGGCAGAAAAGGCCTTTGTGATCACGCCAGAGAAGCCAAAGCCAGAGCTTTTGATTAAAAAAATTATTCTCTAG
- a CDS encoding enoyl-CoA hydratase-related protein, translated as MYENLKFEVKDKIAFITINRPQAMNSLNMDVLNELYTAFSEVESNEEICSAVLTGEGKAFVAGADIAQMHALDAVAGRDMMILGHKLMNYMESIEKPIIAAVNGFALGGGCELAMACDIRIASEKAKFGQPEVNLGIIPGFGGTQRLPRLVGKSMGKYLIMTAEMITADEAYRIGLVEKMVPPEELMATAEKVAKTIMSKAPIAVAVAKTVINNGYGLDMKTASAMEIEAFTAPFASQDKTEGMSAFLEKREAKFQKK; from the coding sequence ATGTACGAAAACTTAAAATTTGAAGTAAAAGATAAGATTGCCTTTATCACCATTAACCGACCTCAGGCTATGAATTCCCTGAACATGGATGTACTGAATGAACTGTACACTGCCTTTAGTGAAGTGGAATCCAACGAAGAAATCTGCTCTGCTGTATTGACGGGAGAGGGAAAAGCCTTTGTTGCAGGAGCAGATATCGCCCAGATGCACGCCCTGGATGCCGTAGCCGGTCGAGATATGATGATTTTAGGCCACAAGCTTATGAATTATATGGAATCCATTGAAAAACCAATTATTGCTGCCGTAAACGGCTTTGCTCTAGGCGGCGGCTGCGAACTGGCCATGGCCTGTGATATCCGTATCGCTTCTGAAAAAGCGAAGTTTGGCCAGCCAGAAGTAAACTTGGGTATTATTCCCGGCTTTGGCGGCACCCAGCGTCTGCCTCGGCTGGTAGGTAAGAGCATGGGCAAATACCTGATTATGACAGCCGAAATGATTACCGCCGATGAAGCTTACCGCATTGGCTTAGTGGAAAAAATGGTACCGCCGGAAGAGCTGATGGCTACTGCTGAAAAGGTAGCAAAAACTATTATGTCTAAGGCCCCTATCGCTGTAGCAGTGGCTAAAACAGTGATTAACAACGGCTACGGACTGGACATGAAGACGGCCAGCGCCATGGAGATTGAAGCCTTTACTGCGCCATTCGCCTCCCAAGATAAGACCGAAGGCATGAGTGCCTTCCTGGAAAAGCGGGAAGCTAAATTCCAGAAAAAATAA
- a CDS encoding metallophosphoesterase, whose translation MKIFAIADLHLSFDSRVEKPMDIFGGQWVNHTVRVKENWEAAVTDQDLVLIPGDISWALKREEALADFEWIHQLPGKKVITKGNHDLWWNGIAKLNQLYEDIFFLQNTFYAAGDLAICGSRGWLCPGSDEFDPHDNKIYERELLRLDFSLSAAKKAGFQRFIGMLHYPPTNDRMHKSGFTELFAKYGVEKVVYGHLHGQEGYKNGFKGVMNGVEYKLVSLDYLQCKPLQIV comes from the coding sequence ATGAAAATTTTTGCTATTGCAGATTTACATTTATCCTTTGATAGCCGGGTAGAGAAGCCTATGGACATTTTTGGGGGCCAATGGGTGAATCATACGGTGCGGGTAAAGGAAAACTGGGAGGCAGCTGTCACGGATCAGGACCTTGTGCTTATACCGGGGGACATATCTTGGGCCTTGAAAAGAGAAGAAGCTCTGGCAGATTTTGAGTGGATTCATCAGCTGCCAGGGAAAAAAGTCATCACGAAGGGAAATCATGATTTGTGGTGGAATGGTATTGCCAAGTTGAATCAGCTATATGAAGACATATTTTTTCTACAAAACACCTTTTATGCGGCAGGAGATTTAGCCATCTGCGGTAGTCGGGGTTGGTTGTGCCCTGGCAGTGATGAATTTGATCCCCATGACAACAAGATTTACGAGCGTGAACTATTGCGGCTGGACTTTTCTCTGTCAGCGGCAAAGAAAGCCGGATTTCAGCGATTTATCGGCATGCTGCATTACCCGCCAACCAATGATCGGATGCATAAGTCCGGATTTACGGAATTGTTCGCCAAGTACGGTGTAGAAAAAGTAGTGTACGGGCATCTACATGGCCAGGAGGGCTATAAGAATGGGTTTAAAGGTGTGATGAACGGGGTGGAATATAAGCTGGTATCTTTGGATTACTTGCAGTGTAAGCCCTTGCAGATTGTATAA
- a CDS encoding phosphopentomutase, with amino-acid sequence MKRVTLIVLDSLGVGELPDAESYGDKGADTLGHIVDTTPDINIPNLRLLGFGNIQEVAGGKLAVAAPTGAFGKLKEQSRGKDTITGHWEIAGLYTEVPFKTYPDGFPASFMKAFEKAIGLETLGNYAASGTEIIQELGPEHEATGKPIVYTSADSVFQIAANTAVIPLERLYEICQTAREMLVGDVACGRVIARPYVLDADGQRNRTSDRRDYAVSPSGKTLLELVQEAGKTVYAIGKISDIFNGQGVTTSVHTESNMDGVDKTIQALKEDFSGLIFTNLVDFDSKYGHRRDPEGYGKAIEEFDSRLPELLAAMGSQDLLILCADHGNDPVHAGWDHTREHVPVVLFGKEVKAGTDLGVRESFADIGATIAEALGAGSTQIGKSFLPLIRV; translated from the coding sequence ATGAAGAGAGTAACATTGATTGTTTTAGATAGTTTGGGCGTAGGGGAATTGCCAGATGCAGAAAGCTACGGAGATAAAGGCGCGGATACCCTGGGACATATTGTAGATACTACCCCGGATATTAATATCCCTAATTTGCGGCTGCTGGGCTTTGGCAACATACAAGAGGTGGCTGGAGGAAAGCTGGCGGTGGCGGCACCTACAGGAGCTTTTGGCAAGCTGAAAGAGCAATCCAGAGGAAAGGATACCATCACCGGCCATTGGGAGATTGCGGGGCTGTATACGGAGGTGCCGTTTAAAACCTATCCCGACGGTTTTCCGGCCAGCTTTATGAAGGCTTTTGAGAAAGCAATCGGTCTGGAAACCTTGGGCAACTACGCCGCATCTGGTACGGAGATTATTCAGGAGCTGGGTCCGGAGCATGAGGCTACGGGAAAACCCATCGTCTACACTTCCGCCGACAGCGTATTTCAGATTGCGGCCAATACAGCAGTCATTCCGCTGGAGCGGCTTTATGAAATCTGTCAGACGGCCAGAGAAATGCTGGTAGGAGATGTCGCTTGCGGACGGGTTATTGCCCGACCGTATGTTTTAGACGCCGACGGTCAGCGGAACCGGACCTCCGATCGGCGGGACTATGCCGTATCTCCTAGTGGGAAGACACTGCTGGAGCTGGTTCAGGAGGCTGGTAAGACGGTCTATGCCATCGGCAAGATTAGTGACATCTTCAACGGACAAGGGGTGACGACCTCGGTGCACACGGAGAGCAACATGGATGGAGTCGACAAGACCATCCAGGCCCTAAAAGAGGATTTTTCAGGTCTAATCTTCACTAATCTGGTGGATTTTGATTCCAAGTACGGCCACCGGCGGGATCCGGAAGGCTATGGAAAGGCCATCGAAGAATTTGACAGCCGATTGCCGGAGCTGCTGGCAGCCATGGGCAGTCAAGATTTGCTAATTCTCTGTGCAGATCACGGAAATGATCCAGTTCATGCTGGCTGGGATCATACGAGAGAGCATGTACCTGTCGTTCTGTTCGGTAAAGAGGTTAAGGCTGGAACGGATTTGGGGGTGCGGGAGTCTTTTGCAGACATCGGTGCCACCATCGCTGAGGCCTTGGGAGCTGGCAGCACACAGATTGGAAAGAGCTTTCTGCCTCTGATTCGGGTTTAG
- a CDS encoding nucleoside recognition domain-containing protein — translation MNGAFNLYPLLNYIIWGDFGLLTMVPYFLLKILFPIITSFYLLQLFLLESNLLHLAARRLDGLFQKIGLSAGTFLPLLLGFGCVTVALGALQLHPNPRERRIAQILLCLFIPCSAQLVINTVLVFQTSRRYLVAYIILLCVIFLLGGFLLNKWLPGKPAKVRTGKNAKSQRTYRSPTAPRGLSFTVPRLLPLLTKALRSSSGFLLEMAFPFAIGNILVSILSYVGFIDRLCLWTAPVFCQFLKLPADAAAIFVLSIIKKDLGASSLLALFAKGTFTQAQSFICVVMLTLFVPCLASMIVLLKHESKRISLAIWLFSVFLTLALGKLLSILLILP, via the coding sequence ATGAATGGTGCCTTTAATCTGTACCCGCTGCTTAACTACATTATCTGGGGAGACTTCGGCCTGCTGACCATGGTCCCCTATTTTTTACTGAAAATTTTATTTCCCATTATCACTTCTTTTTATTTGTTGCAGCTGTTTCTCCTGGAATCCAATCTGCTTCACCTGGCAGCCCGCAGACTGGATGGGCTCTTTCAGAAAATAGGCCTGTCCGCAGGGACCTTCCTGCCTTTACTTCTAGGCTTTGGCTGTGTAACGGTAGCGCTGGGTGCCTTGCAGCTCCACCCTAACCCTAGGGAAAGACGAATTGCTCAGATTCTCCTCTGTTTATTTATCCCTTGTTCCGCCCAGTTGGTCATTAACACCGTGTTGGTTTTTCAGACTAGTCGACGTTACTTAGTTGCCTACATCATCCTCCTATGCGTTATCTTTCTGCTGGGAGGCTTCCTGCTGAACAAGTGGCTTCCCGGCAAGCCTGCCAAGGTTCGTACTGGAAAAAACGCCAAGTCGCAAAGAACGTACCGAAGCCCCACAGCCCCCAGAGGCCTCAGCTTTACCGTGCCTAGGCTCCTGCCTCTATTGACGAAGGCTCTCCGCAGCAGCAGCGGATTTCTTCTGGAGATGGCCTTCCCCTTTGCCATCGGCAATATTCTAGTATCCATTCTCTCTTATGTAGGCTTCATCGATCGGCTCTGTCTCTGGACGGCACCGGTCTTCTGCCAATTTTTAAAGCTGCCAGCCGATGCCGCTGCAATTTTCGTTTTAAGCATCATCAAAAAAGATCTCGGAGCCTCTAGCCTGCTGGCTCTCTTTGCAAAAGGGACCTTTACTCAAGCACAGAGTTTCATCTGTGTGGTTATGCTGACTCTCTTTGTGCCCTGCCTGGCATCCATGATTGTCCTTTTAAAGCACGAGAGCAAACGAATCTCTTTGGCTATTTGGCTGTTTTCCGTCTTCCTAACTTTAGCTCTCGGCAAACTATTAAGTATTTTGTTAATATTGCCATAA
- a CDS encoding MarR family winged helix-turn-helix transcriptional regulator — MEYDLSKCIGFVTNTAIKTITENFNKRLEQHGLTRIQWIALYFLLNADQPMGQKELSSLMNIKESSLVRLLDRMSRDGLIQRVENATDRRMKYVMLSDSGRGKAIDLYPLGKEFSDLLLKEVSDEEVAIFQQVLNKMLQNINEK; from the coding sequence GTGGAGTACGATTTATCAAAATGTATTGGCTTTGTTACCAATACAGCTATTAAGACGATTACAGAAAACTTTAATAAACGTTTGGAACAGCACGGTTTAACCAGGATTCAATGGATTGCGCTGTATTTCCTTTTAAACGCCGACCAGCCCATGGGGCAAAAGGAACTGTCCAGCCTGATGAACATAAAAGAATCCTCCCTGGTGCGGTTACTGGATCGGATGTCCCGAGATGGTTTGATTCAGCGAGTGGAAAATGCCACAGACCGCCGCATGAAATATGTTATGCTGTCCGATTCCGGGCGTGGAAAAGCCATCGACCTATACCCTTTGGGGAAAGAATTCAGCGATCTTTTATTAAAAGAGGTTTCCGATGAAGAAGTGGCCATCTTTCAACAAGTCTTGAACAAAATGCTCCAAAACATCAATGAAAAATAG
- a CDS encoding MBL fold metallo-hydrolase, which yields MNTVYDTFLDHDRFKFPEGLVRVTAGKGGEAILVFGSKKTFLVDCGMAYCGDKVVRNIEFALAMRDRTRLDGILLSHSHYDHIGALPYVKKRWPEAVVYGADKAQRVFSRPGAHALMKELGTAARDLYSESKQEILTEGLAVNVAVGEGDEISIGDESFKVLETKGHTDCSLTYVLEPRSIMFTSESTGVLENPQFVHTSILKGYEASIQSALKCKAYGPKFIICPHFGILPSYFTDQYFDLYIQCAEEKKAFLLDLYHRGLNKEQILEAYIQRHWSEEWGKDQPKEAFVINGGHMIDTVIKECG from the coding sequence ATGAATACAGTTTATGATACTTTTTTAGACCACGACCGGTTTAAATTTCCGGAGGGGTTAGTGCGGGTAACGGCAGGAAAGGGCGGTGAAGCCATTCTGGTCTTTGGCAGCAAAAAGACTTTTTTGGTGGACTGCGGCATGGCTTACTGCGGGGATAAAGTGGTGCGAAACATCGAATTTGCTTTGGCTATGAGGGATCGGACAAGGCTGGATGGCATCTTGTTGTCCCATTCTCATTACGATCACATCGGCGCGCTGCCCTATGTGAAGAAGAGATGGCCGGAAGCGGTGGTCTACGGCGCCGATAAAGCACAGAGGGTGTTCTCCCGGCCAGGGGCCCACGCCCTGATGAAAGAGTTGGGAACAGCGGCCAGAGATTTATATTCTGAATCCAAACAAGAAATTCTCACGGAAGGCTTAGCGGTCAACGTGGCAGTAGGAGAAGGGGATGAAATTTCCATTGGAGATGAATCCTTTAAAGTGTTGGAGACGAAGGGGCACACGGACTGTTCTTTGACTTATGTATTGGAACCACGGAGTATTATGTTTACCAGCGAGAGTACAGGGGTTTTGGAAAACCCTCAGTTTGTCCATACCTCTATCCTCAAAGGGTATGAAGCCAGTATTCAGTCGGCTTTGAAATGTAAAGCCTATGGGCCGAAGTTCATCATCTGTCCTCACTTTGGTATTCTGCCCTCCTATTTCACAGACCAATATTTCGACTTGTACATTCAGTGTGCAGAGGAAAAAAAGGCCTTTCTTTTGGACCTATACCATAGAGGGTTGAATAAAGAGCAGATTCTGGAGGCGTACATTCAACGTCATTGGTCGGAGGAATGGGGCAAGGATCAGCCCAAGGAAGCTTTCGTCATCAACGGAGGCCATATGATTGATACAGTTATAAAAGAATGCGGTTGA
- a CDS encoding carboxymuconolactone decarboxylase family protein, producing the protein MARNVREMLNDFVNGLGTLRETNEEAVDAFMGLLGASYSPKALDLKTKELMSIAIGCYNRCEYCIVYHCYKAFEAGATKEEILESAMVSVAFGGGPSMAYTVTLLTDCIAEFEKDFQ; encoded by the coding sequence ATGGCGAGAAATGTACGAGAAATGCTCAATGACTTTGTCAATGGACTGGGAACTCTAAGGGAGACCAACGAAGAGGCCGTAGATGCGTTTATGGGGTTGCTGGGAGCTTCCTACAGTCCAAAGGCGCTGGACTTAAAGACGAAGGAACTGATGAGCATAGCCATCGGCTGTTATAACCGCTGCGAATATTGTATTGTTTATCACTGTTACAAGGCTTTCGAGGCCGGAGCAACCAAGGAGGAAATTCTGGAGTCCGCCATGGTGTCTGTAGCCTTCGGTGGAGGACCTTCCATGGCCTATACCGTTACCTTGTTAACAGATTGTATTGCAGAATTTGAAAAGGATTTTCAATAA
- a CDS encoding DNA recombination protein RmuC encodes MSSMLILAAAAGLGLFTAAVAILLYMFLKRHSVGEGDRRERAMQQVRLELLQEMKASRQETMQFIQGSFKAMGDMVAGNQKESAEAQDMRLAQLNSQFNHMSLLHEQKLENIRKTMETRLTALQEENGRQLEQMRHTVDEKLQKTLEDRISQSFQLVSQRLEQVYKGLGEMQTLASGVGDLKKVLSNVKTRGILGEIQLGAILEQILARDQYEENIRTKSSGAERVEFAIKLPGDADGVVYLPIDAKFPADAYTKLIEAYDSADAKEIDEAAKNLERAIKKAAKDIHEKYVEPPVTTDFAIMFLPFEGLYAEVVRRGMVEVLQREYKISIAGPTTMAALLNSLQMGFKTLAIQKHSSQVWDILGAVKTEFDKFGTVLEATQQRINQANTELDKLIGTRTRSIQRKLRGVTGLSELESTSILELESGPMAGYLKEEEES; translated from the coding sequence ATGAGTTCGATGCTTATTTTGGCTGCTGCGGCAGGTCTTGGCTTGTTTACAGCTGCGGTAGCCATTCTTTTATATATGTTTTTAAAGCGGCATAGCGTGGGTGAGGGAGATCGGCGGGAACGGGCTATGCAGCAGGTTCGCTTGGAACTGCTGCAAGAGATGAAGGCTTCGCGTCAGGAAACCATGCAGTTTATTCAGGGCAGCTTTAAGGCCATGGGGGACATGGTGGCTGGAAATCAGAAAGAATCTGCCGAAGCGCAAGATATGCGCTTGGCTCAGTTGAACAGTCAGTTTAATCACATGTCTCTGCTTCACGAGCAAAAGCTGGAGAACATACGTAAGACTATGGAGACCCGATTGACTGCCCTGCAAGAGGAAAATGGGCGGCAGCTGGAGCAGATGCGCCATACGGTAGATGAAAAGCTGCAAAAGACCTTGGAGGATCGCATCAGTCAGTCGTTTCAACTGGTCAGTCAGCGGCTGGAACAGGTGTACAAGGGCCTGGGAGAAATGCAGACTTTAGCTTCCGGGGTGGGGGATTTGAAAAAGGTGCTTTCCAACGTAAAGACTAGAGGAATCCTAGGGGAAATACAGTTGGGAGCTATTTTAGAACAAATTTTGGCCAGAGACCAGTATGAAGAAAACATCCGCACCAAAAGCAGTGGGGCGGAGCGGGTGGAGTTTGCCATCAAGCTTCCGGGAGATGCAGACGGAGTGGTCTATTTGCCTATTGATGCTAAATTTCCCGCAGATGCGTATACTAAATTGATAGAAGCCTATGATTCGGCTGATGCCAAGGAAATCGACGAGGCAGCTAAAAATTTAGAACGAGCGATTAAGAAAGCGGCAAAAGATATCCACGAAAAATACGTGGAGCCGCCAGTTACCACCGACTTTGCTATCATGTTTCTGCCCTTTGAGGGATTGTATGCGGAAGTGGTGCGCCGGGGCATGGTGGAGGTGCTTCAACGGGAGTACAAGATAAGCATCGCCGGGCCTACCACTATGGCAGCTCTGTTAAACAGTCTACAGATGGGTTTCAAGACCTTGGCCATTCAGAAACATTCCAGCCAGGTATGGGACATTTTAGGAGCGGTAAAGACAGAGTTTGATAAATTTGGTACCGTATTGGAGGCTACACAGCAGCGTATTAATCAGGCCAACACAGAGCTGGATAAACTGATTGGTACCAGAACCAGAAGCATCCAGCGGAAGCTCAGGGGGGTAACAGGCCTGAGTGAATTGGAGAGTACATCTATATTGGAATTAGAGTCCGGGCCGATGGCCGGGTACCTAAAGGAAGAGGAAGAAAGCTAG
- a CDS encoding sigma-54 interaction domain-containing protein: MKKIALIYKNRENQGIIEYLEDTLYHIFAGYIQIESCFISELMPHEQIEADAYLMVYENMIYQLKDHISNFYKLILLGRSIRREFLHAMLEIPPDTEVLIVNDTYETTVQTTYTLYELGISHLNLIPYDKELAASGAYDEIQYAITPNEENLVPKTVKKSLNIGYREISFDTLLKLMRKLDLDNDVINRNLIRHLHTILEPNSDYHDNYYNSYLKGKLLNRVVDNSLEAILMLNDKLEVVYFNDKANAIFETNVNVPFASIESELIQGEDLKNYPLLLGEENYLFEKTTIKLMDETIGYLLNLQSEKLLHDIEINLKNYNAKKGLVAKHTFQDIIFQSESMGECIQVAKQVAQTDYTILIRGETGTGKELMAQSIHNYSHRSHAPFIAVNCAAIPETLLESELFGYEGGAFTGAQKNGKLGFFEKAHTGTLFLDEIGDISPNLQTRLLRAIQEKQIMRIGSDKVIDVDIRIIAATNSKLEEAVEKGKFRGDLFYRLNVIPLFLKPLSQRKGDILPLLKFFLGKNYGNVTEREKNLLVEYQWPGNIRQLQSAGLYYRTLGKFPEYLYEIKNRKQEGWREPTENPLEEKGRLEERSPMNQSAVVQRILREIYEATQVYHGIGRSAILAKLAAEGIKLSDGKLRNLLSQLEKQGLISVKRGRCGAQITEKGMAFIQQL, translated from the coding sequence ATGAAGAAAATCGCACTTATCTATAAAAACCGGGAGAATCAGGGCATCATTGAGTATCTGGAGGACACCTTATACCACATTTTCGCAGGATATATTCAAATTGAGAGCTGTTTTATCAGCGAACTGATGCCTCATGAACAGATTGAAGCAGATGCCTATTTGATGGTGTACGAGAATATGATTTATCAGCTGAAAGACCACATCTCTAACTTTTATAAACTGATTCTGCTGGGGCGCAGCATCCGTAGGGAATTTCTCCATGCTATGCTGGAAATTCCCCCAGATACAGAGGTGCTCATCGTAAATGATACCTACGAAACTACCGTCCAGACCACATACACGTTGTATGAGCTGGGCATCAGTCATCTGAACTTGATTCCCTACGACAAGGAACTAGCGGCATCAGGAGCCTACGATGAGATCCAGTATGCCATTACCCCTAACGAAGAAAATCTAGTGCCTAAAACGGTGAAAAAGAGCCTGAATATCGGCTATCGAGAAATCAGCTTTGACACCTTGCTGAAGTTGATGCGAAAGCTGGACCTGGATAACGACGTGATTAATCGCAATCTAATCCGTCATCTTCATACTATCTTGGAGCCCAACAGCGATTACCACGACAATTATTATAACAGCTATCTGAAAGGAAAGCTGTTGAACCGGGTGGTGGATAATTCTCTGGAAGCTATTCTCATGCTCAACGACAAGCTGGAAGTGGTGTATTTTAACGATAAAGCCAATGCCATTTTTGAGACCAATGTAAATGTCCCTTTTGCCAGCATTGAATCGGAGCTTATTCAGGGAGAAGATCTAAAAAATTATCCGTTGCTTCTGGGAGAGGAAAACTACCTCTTTGAAAAGACCACCATCAAGCTGATGGACGAGACCATCGGCTACCTATTAAATTTGCAGAGTGAAAAACTCCTTCATGATATTGAAATTAATTTGAAAAATTATAATGCCAAAAAGGGCCTGGTGGCTAAGCACACTTTTCAGGATATCATCTTTCAATCTGAATCCATGGGTGAGTGCATTCAGGTGGCTAAGCAAGTGGCTCAGACCGATTATACGATACTCATACGAGGAGAGACGGGAACGGGGAAGGAGTTGATGGCTCAGTCTATCCATAATTATTCCCACAGGAGCCATGCGCCTTTTATTGCTGTTAACTGTGCGGCTATCCCGGAAACTCTTTTGGAAAGCGAGTTGTTCGGATATGAAGGTGGTGCTTTTACGGGAGCTCAGAAAAATGGAAAGCTTGGTTTCTTTGAAAAGGCTCACACCGGAACCTTGTTTTTAGACGAAATTGGGGATATTTCTCCTAATCTGCAAACCAGGCTCCTTCGAGCTATTCAGGAGAAACAGATTATGCGTATTGGCAGTGACAAGGTTATCGATGTAGACATACGCATTATCGCCGCTACTAATTCCAAGTTGGAGGAAGCGGTAGAAAAGGGTAAGTTTCGAGGAGACCTGTTTTATCGATTAAATGTGATTCCGCTGTTTCTAAAGCCCCTCAGTCAGAGAAAGGGTGATATTTTACCCTTGTTAAAGTTCTTCCTGGGAAAGAATTACGGTAATGTAACAGAGCGAGAAAAGAATTTGCTGGTGGAATATCAGTGGCCGGGAAATATTCGTCAGCTTCAAAGTGCAGGTTTGTATTATCGAACCCTGGGGAAATTCCCTGAATATCTGTATGAAATAAAGAATCGGAAGCAGGAAGGCTGGCGGGAACCGACCGAGAACCCCCTTGAAGAAAAAGGCAGACTGGAGGAACGGAGCCCTATGAACCAGTCTGCGGTTGTACAACGGATTTTGAGGGAAATATATGAAGCCACACAGGTATACCACGGCATAGGTCGCAGTGCTATCCTCGCTAAGCTGGCAGCAGAGGGCATTAAGCTCAGCGATGGCAAGCTGCGGAATCTGCTGTCACAGCTGGAAAAGCAGGGGCTCATATCCGTCAAACGGGGCCGCTGCGGGGCTCAAATTACCGAAAAGGGGATGGCGTTTAT